TGGGTTATCTGTAGCAGTAGTTAATGCAATGAAAGGGTTTCATACATTGGGTATTGATATTGATGACGTAAAAATTAAAAATCTACAACAAGGGAAAGTCTCTTTTTTTGAACCAAAACTTGAAAAATCTCTAAAATCTGTACTTTCTTCAAAAAAAATTGAATTTAGTAATGATTTTATGAAAATTTTAGATTCGGATATTACTTTTCTTACGGTGGGAACTCCACCAAAAAAATCTGGTGATGTAGATTTATCTTCTATTAAATCTGCATTAAGTAAAATTTCAAAAGTTTTAGAGAGTAAAGAAAAATATCATTTACTAGTAGTAAAAAGTACACTATCTCCTGAAACTACAAATAAATTAATTATTCCAAAATTTGAAAAACAAATTTCCTTAAATAAAATGGATGTTGTTGTAAATCCTGAATTTCTTCAAGAGGGTGTTGCAATTAATGATATTTTAGATCCACATATTATAGTCATTGGAGGATATAACAAAAAAGGAATTAAATTTTTGATAAAATATTATAAAAATTTTTATAAAAAATTACCTGAAATTATTCAAGTTGGAGTAACCACTGCAGAATTAATTAAATATGCAAATAACTCATTTCTAGCCACAAAAATTAGTTTTATTAATTCTATAGCAAATATTTGTCAAAAATTACCTGATGTTGATGTGGATAGTATCTCTTATGCAATTGGAAAAGATAATAGAATTGGACCATTATTTCTTCAAGCAGGACCTGGATTTGGTGGAAGTTGTTTACCAAAAGATCTATCTGGCTTAATCTCTTTCTCAAAAAAAATTGGCAATCCATCACCATTTTTCGAAGCAGTAGAAAATGTTAATGCATCTCAACCTAAACAAATTTTTACAATAATGAAAAATATGGAAATTCTTTCTCCAAAAAAAACTATTTCAATTTTAGGTTTATCTTTTAAAAAAAATACAGATGATATACGTGAATCTGTATCTATAAAGATTGTTAGAAAATGTTTGAATTATGGATTAAAAATTAAAGTTCATGATTCTATGGCAATAACAAATTTTAAAAAAATTTTTAATGATAATATTGAATATTGTGAATCTATTGATTCATGTTTAGAAAATTCTGATTGTTGTATAATATTGACAGATTCTGATGAATATAAAAAATTAAAATTACATAATTTTTCTAATATGAACAAAAAAAATATTATTGACACCAGACGAATTTTAAATCATAAGAATTTTAAAAATACTAATTTTTATGCACTTGGTTTAGGACAATTTAAATAAATTTAATAGATAAACACTAATTTTCTAATTGATGAATTATAGAATTCTTCTGTCTGTTTTTATCGCTTTTTTCATAGTTTTTGGTTCCTTATTCTTTATTTTTTTTAATCCAATAACAGTTGAATCAAATATCAATCAATATCCAGCTTTTTCTTTAACTCTTGATAAAAAATCTCAAAATTTGTTTTTATTGGGTTCCAGTCATATTGGACATTTAAATTCAAGTTTAATTGTAAATTCTATCCATGAAAGTTATCCAAGTACTTCAATTTTTAATCTTGCAACAAACGGAGATACTCCTAATAGAAGAATTTCTGATCTTTCATACATTACAAATATGAATCCTGAATTTGTTTTCTATGGTGTTTCTTTTAGAGATTTTAATTCTCCTAACCAATTTACTTCAAAATATTTTCTTCCTGATCTTAAATTATTAGTCGATCAATCTATTCCTGAGTCCCTTGAATCTTTAAATCCACAATTTATTTCACGTACAATAATCAAAGATATTTTACAAAATTATGGTTTAATGGATGTATCCAAATATGATATTAATCCAACAAATACACCATTTTTCTCTCTAGGAAATTTACAAACAATAATTTTAGAAGAACCAGAATTAGAAAGATTGCTTTTAACTACTGATCCTTCTCCACAATCTCTTCACATTCCACTTTTTAATAATGATCAAGTCAATTCTTTTAAGAAAATTATTCAAGAATTAAATAATAATAATATTAAAGTGATAATTTTTACTGTACCAATACATGAACTTTATTTAGATAATATTTCAACTGAAAATAAATTATCTTTTAATCAAATATTAAATGATATATCTGATGAATATGATGTTAAAATTTATAACTTTACAAATAACTATTCACAATTAAAAATATGGAATAATCTTGATCATATTGCATATAATGAAAATTCTGACATATTTAGTAAGGACATATCAAAAATGATTTTAACGGAATTAAGAAAATAATGCTTTTTAATTCTTTAGAGTTTATTATTTTTTTTATTGTAATACTTACTACAATTTCAGCAATTAAAAATAGAAAATTTCAACATATTTTTTTATTAGTAATTAGTTATTTCTTTTTTTATTTTACAAGTAATTATTTAGTTACCCTATTAATTATTTCAACATTATTAGATTATTATTTAGGAAATAAAATTTGGAATGAAAATAATATAATTAAAAAGAAAATTTTTCTTATTTTCAGTTTAATTGGTAATTTAGGTTTATTGGGATTTTTTAAATATGCTGATTTTGCAATTGCGCAATTTAATATTTTTGGAACACACTTCAATCTAAATTCTGAAATACCACTACTTGATCTAATTTTGCCTATTGGAATTTCATTTTATACATTCCAAACTATCAGCTATACTGTTGATATTTATCGTGGTCATCTTGAACCAAGTAAATCTTTTAGAGAATTTGCTCTATTTGTTGCATTTTTTCCACAGTTAGTTGCTGGACCAATTGTTAGAGCTAAAGATTTTCTTCCACAGCTTAGAGAAAAGTTAGATAATTTTAGCAGTGGTATAAAATTACGTCAAATTATTATTAACAATCAAAATTTGAAGTTGGGCATTACTATAATGGCATTTGGTTTTTTTAAAAAAATGTTTTTTGCTGATAATATTGCACCTTTGGTTGATGAAATTTTTATTAATCCTATTGGATTAGATTCATTCACTATAATTTTAGGAACTTTTGCATTTGGAATCCAAATTTATGGTGATTTTTCAGGATATTCTGATATTGCAATAGGTGCAGCATTAATTCTTGGATTTAAAATTCCAATTAATTTTAACAAACCATATTTTGCAATTTCTCCTTCTGATTTTTGGAGAAGATGGCATATTTCATTGTCTACATGGTTGAGAGATTATTTGTACATTCCATTAGGTGGAAATAAAAAATCATCTAGTAGAACTTATTTGAATTTATTCACTGTTATGTTCTTAGGGGGGTTATGGCATGGTGCGTCTTGGAATTTTGTAATTTGGGGAGTTTTACACGGAATGTATCTTGCTATTCACAAAATAATTTCTGATAAATTTCCTCATCTTAAAATTCATCCATTTTTTAAATCAAAAATTGGGAAAATTATTTCAATAGTTGTTACACAATATTTTGTATTTTTAGCATGGATTCCATTCCGTGCACATAATACTGATGACATGATGTATTCAATTCAGAAATATATTTTTATTGATTTTCAATTTGATAATGTTTTTAGTTTTGTATTGACACACAAATGGCCCCTATTGATAATGGGAATTTTTGTAATTTTACATATTTTCATGTATTTCAAACCTAATACTGTTTACAAGATATCTAAAATGAATTTAAAATATTGGACAGTATTTTTAACATCTTTGTTATTTTTAGTAGTTTATTTTTATAATGGAAATTCTCAGGATTTTATTTATTTTAGATTTTAATTATTTTTTTTTAAAATTAAATATAATGATGTTGCTTGATTTCGAAAAATTTTCTTCCCAATTGATTCAAATAAATCATCAAAAATTTTATATTTTCTGAAAAGTGGATCTATTTTCCAAATTGGAATTCCCCAACCCATATATTCAATATGTTCAACAGTAAAACCTGCTTCTTCTGAAATTTTTTTAATTGAATTTGCTGTGTAAAAATTAACATGGTCAGTTTTTCTTTTTACATTTGATTCAATATAGTATGCAAATTTCCATGCTAATGCTCCCTCATTTGGAGTGCCTAAAATTACATATCCACCTTTTTTTGTAATTTTAAAGATTTTTTTGAGTGCTAATTTATCATCTTCTAAATGTTCAATAACATGATTAAAGAAAATTAAATCAAATGAATTTTCAATAAAAGGCATTGAAAAAATATCTGTTAAAAATAGTTTCGAACTTATTTTTATTTCATTTAGTATTTTTTTTGCACGTTTTAATCTTAGAAGATTATAGTCTGTACCATAAAGATTTTGTGAAAATTTTGAAATCCATTTTAAATTAGAGCCATCCCCACATCCAAGATCTAATAAATTATTTATTTTATTCTTCTTGTTAATTTCTTCTAAAATTTTTGTAACAAATTTTTTTCTTTTTTGTAGATGATTATAGTAAGGACCTTTTTCATAACTTCTTACTTGATCTGCTGAATACCAGTCTCCTGTAATTCCTTCTATTTTTTTATCTATCATTGAAATATGTTCTGTAGGTGATGGAACTAAAATACCGATTCCATCCTCTATGGGGAAGTTGGAATTACAATTTGTGCATTTATAATTATTTGAAATAATTCTTATTGATTTATTACAAATTGGACAATGTAAAATATCCTTATCTTTAGTCATTATATTGGATTTATTAGACGAACTTATAGAAGCTTGTTTTCAAAATATTCTCAACAAAGTTTAATTGTTATATTAAAAAACATCTTATATTATTTTAGATGAAATTCCATGGTAGAGATAAAATTTTGTGAAAAAAAAGATATCAAAAATATATCTTCTAATTTACTTGAAATTGATTTTGAAGATCTTGAACAATATTATAATTTCCTCCAAGAAACTAATGAATTCCAAAAAATAATTTACAAAAAAATTGGGAATAAATCCATTGTTGAGTGGTTTTCATCTGATGAAATTTCTTATTGGTGGTTAATTTCTGCTGTAATTTTTCCTAAATTTAATGAAGAAATAATATTCATTGAAAGAATTTTGAATTTAATTAATGAAAAAAAACCATCAAAAATAATTTTAGATGGATTTTTTGATAAATATTTTATTATTAATGCAATTTGTAAACAAAATAATATTAAATTAAAAATAAATCATAAAAAAAAATATTTTTTTGATCAGAAGCAAAAAATTTCGAAATCAATTAAACCTATAAGATATAAAAAAATTTTGAAGCAAAAACAAGAAAAACGTTTAGCCTCTTTTTCTAAAAAAACTTCTTTTTCACAACCACCAAATGATTATACTATTGTTACAGGTATTAATCGAAGAATTAAACAACCTACTTTAACTGGTAAAGTTACAAAACAAGATTTTATTATTCAACCAATAATTGATTTACTAAAAAAAAATAATTATCCTTTAATGTGTATTGATTTAGATTATACCCTAAAGGGAACAACTGAATCATTATCTGAAAGATTAGAAACTGATGTGAATTGGATACCTATTGAATATTTTTCTAAAGAATTACCTTCAAAAAAAACCCTTGATATTATCAATGAACTTCAAAATAATTTTGCTTCACTAAAAAAATATAATTTGAATGATCATTTTATTTATAAAAATATTTCATTATGGACAATTTTAGAATCTACTTTTAATGATGTTTTCTTAGAACCATATCTTCCAACTTATATTAATTTAATAGACCAATTTGAAATCTTTTTTTCAAATCATAAGCCTAAAGCAATAATTCAGGCTTATGAAGTTGGTCCATTTGCTAAAGTCATTGAAATTGCAGCAAAAAAATTTGGTATTAAAACAATTGGGATTCAGCATGGAATGTTGAATGAACCTGGACATGATTATACACATAAAGAAATATTTTCTTCAAAATCTCCTTTAGGCACACCTATACCTGATTCAACATTTGTATTTGGTGAATATTACAAAAAAATTCTTACAAAAGATGGAAATTATCCATCTGACAAAGTTACAGTTACTGGAAATCTAAATTGGCTTTATTTAGATAAATTCTTGAAGATTTTTGATCGTGGAGATCTACTAAAACAATATCAATTTGTAAACAAAAAAATTGTTTTAATTCCTTTATCATTTAGAATCGCATATGCAAAAAAAAATTTATCTGATCGTGTATTGCTGAATAAAATTTATTTAACTATGGGGAAAAATAAAGATTTAATTTTTTTAATTCGACCTCATCCTGGTGATGAATTTAATCAAAAAACACTTGATGAGTTATATCCAAATTCTAATTTTAAATGTAGCAATGCAAGTTTAGTTGAGGATTTAATTTTATGTGATATTGTAATTATTACTTATTCTACAATTGGTTTAGAAGCTGCTTTATTCAAAAAACCAGTGATTTTTGTAAATTTAAATAAAAAAAATAAATTACAATTTTATTCAAAAATACCTTTAGAAATGATAGATGATAAAATAGCAATGTATTCTAAATTAGATGAAATAGATGAAATAATTAATAATATTTTTGAAAAAAAATGGATTTACGATTCTTTATCAAAAAGAAATAATTTTCTTAAACACGTTCTAAATTATGAAAATAATATAGATTTATTAAAATTAATTTTTAGTAATGCATAATTTTAAAATTTAATAATTTATGATTGATTTAATATAATTAATTTTTTAAAATTCATTTACATAAAATACTGAAAGTAGAATTTATATTTTTAAATTTTAATGAATTATGAAAAATTGATCAATTATTAATAAAAAATTATTTTTTCCAAGATCATAATCCATATTTTGTGATTCTATGCTTGAACTATAAAATTTTTAACTTGAATTATTAAACTAACTTCCGAGAATTATTATAAGGTTTTATCAAAAATTTACCGTGATTGGTTGTATAGTTCAAGCTAGAATGAGTTCTACTCGTTTACCTGGAAAAGTTCTCAAAAATCTTGATGATGAAAACACTCTGTTAAATTATGTACTCTTTCAATTAAAAGAATCAAAATTAATTGAAAAAATTGTTATTGCTACTTCCACTTTATCTGAGGACGATGTAATAGCTGATTTTGCAAAAAATGAAAATATTGATTGTTATCGAGGTAATTTAAACAATGTATTGGATCGATTTTATAATTGTGCAAAAATATTCTCTTTTTCAAAAATCGTACGTATAACTGCTGATAATCCTTTGATTGATCCAACAATAATAGATCAAGTCATAGAAAAATTTGAATCTGATGATTCTGATTATGCATCAAATTGTACTGAACGTACATTTCCTAATGGTACAGAAGTGGAAATTTTTTCTTTTAATTCTTTAGAATATGCCTGGTTAAATTCTAAAGATGAATATGAACAAGAACATGTAACACCGTATTTTTATAAAAATCCTGATCATTTCAAAATTTCTGTATTAAAAAATTCAATAGATTTATCAAATTTTAAATGGACTGTCGATACTTTAGATGATTTTCTTTTTGTTCAAAAAATTATCTCAAAAATCAATAAACGACCTATTTTAATATCTGATATTTTAAAAATAATTGACGAT
This window of the Candidatus Nitrosomarinus catalina genome carries:
- a CDS encoding MBOAT family O-acyltransferase, which gives rise to MGFFKYADFAIAQFNIFGTHFNLNSEIPLLDLILPIGISFYTFQTISYTVDIYRGHLEPSKSFREFALFVAFFPQLVAGPIVRAKDFLPQLREKLDNFSSGIKLRQIIINNQNLKLGITIMAFGFFKKMFFADNIAPLVDEIFINPIGLDSFTIILGTFAFGIQIYGDFSGYSDIAIGAALILGFKIPINFNKPYFAISPSDFWRRWHISLSTWLRDYLYIPLGGNKKSSSRTYLNLFTVMFLGGLWHGASWNFVIWGVLHGMYLAIHKIISDKFPHLKIHPFFKSKIGKIISIVVTQYFVFLAWIPFRAHNTDDMMYSIQKYIFIDFQFDNVFSFVLTHKWPLLIMGIFVILHIFMYFKPNTVYKISKMNLKYWTVFLTSLLFLVVYFYNGNSQDFIYFRF
- a CDS encoding UDP-glucose dehydrogenase family protein, coding for MTKEKISVIGLGFVGLSVAVVNAMKGFHTLGIDIDDVKIKNLQQGKVSFFEPKLEKSLKSVLSSKKIEFSNDFMKILDSDITFLTVGTPPKKSGDVDLSSIKSALSKISKVLESKEKYHLLVVKSTLSPETTNKLIIPKFEKQISLNKMDVVVNPEFLQEGVAINDILDPHIIVIGGYNKKGIKFLIKYYKNFYKKLPEIIQVGVTTAELIKYANNSFLATKISFINSIANICQKLPDVDVDSISYAIGKDNRIGPLFLQAGPGFGGSCLPKDLSGLISFSKKIGNPSPFFEAVENVNASQPKQIFTIMKNMEILSPKKTISILGLSFKKNTDDIRESVSIKIVRKCLNYGLKIKVHDSMAITNFKKIFNDNIEYCESIDSCLENSDCCIILTDSDEYKKLKLHNFSNMNKKNIIDTRRILNHKNFKNTNFYALGLGQFK
- a CDS encoding methyltransferase domain-containing protein — its product is MTKDKDILHCPICNKSIRIISNNYKCTNCNSNFPIEDGIGILVPSPTEHISMIDKKIEGITGDWYSADQVRSYEKGPYYNHLQKRKKFVTKILEEINKKNKINNLLDLGCGDGSNLKWISKFSQNLYGTDYNLLRLKRAKKILNEIKISSKLFLTDIFSMPFIENSFDLIFFNHVIEHLEDDKLALKKIFKITKKGGYVILGTPNEGALAWKFAYYIESNVKRKTDHVNFYTANSIKKISEEAGFTVEHIEYMGWGIPIWKIDPLFRKYKIFDDLFESIGKKIFRNQATSLYLILKKNN
- a CDS encoding cytidylyltransferase domain-containing protein, translating into MIGCIVQARMSSTRLPGKVLKNLDDENTLLNYVLFQLKESKLIEKIVIATSTLSEDDVIADFAKNENIDCYRGNLNNVLDRFYNCAKIFSFSKIVRITADNPLIDPTIIDQVIEKFESDDSDYASNCTERTFPNGTEVEIFSFNSLEYAWLNSKDEYEQEHVTPYFYKNPDHFKISVLKNSIDLSNFKWTVDTLDDFLFVQKIISKINKRPILISDILKIIDDIQI
- a CDS encoding CDP-glycerol glycerophosphotransferase family protein codes for the protein MVEIKFCEKKDIKNISSNLLEIDFEDLEQYYNFLQETNEFQKIIYKKIGNKSIVEWFSSDEISYWWLISAVIFPKFNEEIIFIERILNLINEKKPSKIILDGFFDKYFIINAICKQNNIKLKINHKKKYFFDQKQKISKSIKPIRYKKILKQKQEKRLASFSKKTSFSQPPNDYTIVTGINRRIKQPTLTGKVTKQDFIIQPIIDLLKKNNYPLMCIDLDYTLKGTTESLSERLETDVNWIPIEYFSKELPSKKTLDIINELQNNFASLKKYNLNDHFIYKNISLWTILESTFNDVFLEPYLPTYINLIDQFEIFFSNHKPKAIIQAYEVGPFAKVIEIAAKKFGIKTIGIQHGMLNEPGHDYTHKEIFSSKSPLGTPIPDSTFVFGEYYKKILTKDGNYPSDKVTVTGNLNWLYLDKFLKIFDRGDLLKQYQFVNKKIVLIPLSFRIAYAKKNLSDRVLLNKIYLTMGKNKDLIFLIRPHPGDEFNQKTLDELYPNSNFKCSNASLVEDLILCDIVIITYSTIGLEAALFKKPVIFVNLNKKNKLQFYSKIPLEMIDDKIAMYSKLDEIDEIINNIFEKKWIYDSLSKRNNFLKHVLNYENNIDLLKLIFSNA